A part of Limihaloglobus sulfuriphilus genomic DNA contains:
- a CDS encoding chondroitinase family polysaccharide lyase, whose product MTAYVNFKKTFIALCFVLAVFAGTSAAYFIQPDSPFDGVESFEAGNVPSNWQLRSQNGKLSVTDHRSKHGDKSLKWRWEKFDAVRVDSLHRIEAACKSSNGGFKIWIYNTEQIDDAIRFQFKTKSRRSIRPADFDLNFTGWRVLWVSFRDDLGLKSGEVISELQILAPRRHSSGVLYFDIVDFTDYIHWDASNDYQYRHPGKVETATWDAYEWSKVEPEFELPEQISKSQRDDFEKIAQRYEKWVLGTGKYKGNQIYSKRLEATQSYIRNGIEEFDKYNIKRHEDGRITGTGLFASRSPYVPNFFHTSLGEKTFLALALDYKLNGSTESRDKLMLLYDFFNDQGWAEGSGLGTMNHISNRISSWVHSVFLMRDELKAAGKLNRELEAIEWFTVFREIFVKQPLKDTTTADALRTKSMHRLLRILAMEDSPQKVQYMQCYVNWFNQALAVTPGWSGTIKNDYLGYHHRGVYANAYCPNAFHMSSIVTHFLGGTEFAISDQAYRNLKNALLTQEIIMNKYHTPAAFNGRLMNAETGNEMIAAYAYMAMAKEPVDKDMAGVFMRLWQPRSQYLQNVFAHGGTGISYFYPVGDIELMLDFADKGIQKSNAPSGFWSKPYGALAVHRRDEWMVSVKGWSRYVWNYEGRPGQNAYGRYLSYGSMQILGSGDPVDFISSGYNLQNGWDWNRWPNATTIHLPIDKLQHRDDAKTVDKTGKIYVGNTKRRFTDRTFVGAVESQGRNGVWAMDFHDTVFDLSFSARKSVFFCDDLIVCLGSDIENTDKEYPTETTISQTWMSSQDDSIIINARPVKEFPYSFESQGKSPVWFTDPVGNGYVVADAENLRIERASQKSRDDRNTSDTHGDYTVSWIDHGKAPKGGEYEYLIVVQPGKAITVKKYADKLPYTVIEKNKQAHVLEFEEAGLRGYAVFDSQYDFAGDEILEKVSTPVLMAVSGSAEDVITLSVCDPDFRRAHLSGITDIDQSNVFDEGKTQDNYIELKGRWSAAALPANAEIFRYTKDSTVLKVTSVEAETYELKLIKAD is encoded by the coding sequence ATGACCGCTTATGTGAACTTTAAAAAGACGTTTATTGCTTTATGCTTTGTATTGGCTGTCTTTGCCGGTACAAGTGCTGCATATTTTATTCAGCCGGATTCCCCTTTTGACGGCGTTGAGTCTTTTGAGGCGGGAAATGTCCCTTCAAACTGGCAGTTAAGGAGTCAAAACGGCAAACTTTCTGTCACAGACCATCGAAGCAAGCATGGAGACAAGTCATTAAAGTGGAGATGGGAAAAATTTGACGCTGTCAGGGTTGATTCTCTGCACAGGATCGAAGCCGCGTGCAAGAGCAGTAACGGCGGTTTCAAGATATGGATTTATAACACCGAGCAGATCGATGATGCAATCCGCTTTCAGTTTAAAACAAAATCCAGGCGCAGTATCCGCCCCGCAGATTTTGATCTTAATTTCACCGGCTGGAGGGTCTTGTGGGTAAGTTTCAGGGATGACCTCGGTCTAAAATCAGGAGAGGTTATCAGCGAACTGCAAATTCTGGCGCCCCGCAGGCACAGCAGCGGTGTTTTATATTTTGATATAGTGGATTTTACTGATTATATCCATTGGGATGCCAGCAACGACTATCAATACCGTCATCCGGGCAAAGTCGAGACGGCAACCTGGGATGCTTATGAATGGTCGAAAGTTGAGCCCGAATTTGAACTGCCGGAGCAAATCAGCAAAAGTCAGAGAGATGATTTTGAAAAGATTGCCCAGAGATATGAAAAATGGGTTCTCGGCACCGGCAAGTACAAGGGTAACCAGATATACTCCAAGAGGCTTGAGGCGACGCAAAGTTATATTAGAAACGGGATAGAGGAATTTGATAAATACAATATCAAACGCCATGAAGACGGCCGGATAACAGGTACCGGGCTTTTCGCCAGCCGCTCGCCTTATGTGCCGAACTTTTTCCACACCAGTCTCGGCGAAAAAACCTTCCTGGCTTTGGCGCTGGATTACAAACTAAACGGCAGCACCGAAAGCAGAGATAAGCTGATGCTGCTCTACGACTTTTTCAATGATCAGGGCTGGGCAGAGGGCAGCGGCCTTGGAACAATGAACCATATAAGCAACAGGATATCAAGCTGGGTTCATTCCGTATTCTTAATGAGAGATGAATTAAAGGCTGCCGGCAAACTCAACAGAGAGCTTGAAGCGATTGAGTGGTTTACTGTATTTAGAGAGATATTCGTAAAGCAGCCGTTGAAGGATACCACTACCGCAGATGCGCTTCGGACAAAATCCATGCACCGGCTTTTAAGAATACTGGCAATGGAAGATTCTCCGCAAAAGGTTCAGTATATGCAATGCTATGTAAACTGGTTCAATCAGGCACTCGCGGTTACTCCGGGCTGGTCAGGCACGATCAAGAATGACTACCTGGGTTATCATCACCGCGGCGTGTATGCCAATGCATACTGCCCCAATGCGTTCCATATGAGTTCAATAGTAACTCATTTTCTTGGCGGCACAGAGTTTGCGATTTCCGATCAGGCGTACCGGAATCTTAAAAATGCCCTGCTCACCCAGGAAATCATAATGAACAAGTATCATACCCCGGCAGCTTTTAACGGCCGCCTTATGAACGCCGAGACAGGCAACGAAATGATCGCGGCGTACGCATACATGGCTATGGCAAAAGAGCCTGTTGATAAAGACATGGCGGGGGTTTTCATGAGACTGTGGCAGCCCCGGTCGCAATATCTCCAGAATGTGTTTGCACACGGTGGTACGGGAATATCGTATTTTTATCCGGTTGGCGACATTGAGCTGATGCTGGATTTTGCGGATAAAGGTATCCAAAAGTCAAATGCCCCCAGCGGCTTCTGGAGCAAGCCGTACGGCGCTCTGGCAGTTCACAGGAGAGATGAGTGGATGGTCAGCGTAAAGGGCTGGAGCCGGTACGTATGGAACTATGAAGGCAGGCCCGGCCAGAATGCCTACGGCAGGTATTTAAGTTACGGATCCATGCAGATACTCGGTTCCGGAGATCCGGTTGACTTTATCAGCAGCGGCTATAATCTTCAGAACGGCTGGGACTGGAACCGCTGGCCCAATGCCACAACTATACACCTGCCGATTGATAAACTTCAGCATAGAGATGATGCGAAAACTGTTGACAAGACAGGAAAGATATACGTCGGCAACACAAAAAGACGCTTCACCGACAGGACCTTTGTCGGAGCAGTAGAGTCACAGGGACGCAACGGCGTGTGGGCAATGGATTTCCACGATACCGTATTTGACCTCTCGTTTAGTGCCAGAAAAAGCGTTTTCTTCTGTGATGACCTGATCGTTTGTTTAGGTTCGGATATTGAAAATACTGATAAAGAATATCCCACAGAGACAACGATTTCGCAAACCTGGATGAGCTCACAAGATGATTCTATTATAATAAACGCTCGTCCTGTAAAGGAGTTTCCTTACAGTTTCGAGTCCCAAGGCAAATCCCCTGTATGGTTTACTGACCCGGTCGGCAACGGTTATGTTGTCGCAGACGCAGAGAACCTGAGAATCGAGCGGGCCAGTCAGAAATCCCGCGATGACCGCAATACCAGTGACACTCATGGAGACTATACTGTCAGCTGGATTGATCACGGCAAGGCTCCAAAGGGCGGCGAATATGAATACTTAATAGTCGTTCAGCCGGGAAAGGCCATTACTGTGAAAAAATACGCCGACAAATTGCCTTATACGGTTATAGAGAAAAACAAGCAGGCCCACGTTCTGGAATTCGAAGAGGCCGGCTTGAGAGGCTACGCGGTATTTGACAGTCAATACGATTTTGCAGGTGATGAGATTTTAGAAAAGGTCAGCACGCCCGTGTTGATGGCGGTTTCGGGGAGTGCTGAAGATGTTATTACGCTAAGTGTTTGTGATCCGGATTTTAGAAGGGCCCATCTCAGCGGAATAACTGATATTGACCAGAGCAATGTATTTGACGAGGGCAAGACCCAGGACAATTATATAGAGCTCAAAGGCAGGTGGTCGGCGGCGGCTCTGCCGGCAAACGCTGAGATTTTTAGATACACAAAAGATTCAACAGTATTGAAAGTTACGAGCGTAGAAGCAGAAACTTATGAGTTAAAATTGATAAAGGCAGACTAA
- a CDS encoding LamG-like jellyroll fold domain-containing protein, with amino-acid sequence MKIKNKTAIVKALTLTVCLCNLFAVSAEVSPWEHEDQEIDSNAPLIVPGVTPITYFGTFERERETYGYNPRFLPNTVTFDNDNRPYMIVGLHGGAGENFCPYPQRAWVEDAYIQTLESEGGWVAYSISQIIKSVLPSWSGKLYSGVFLPDERIVFDSDGDAYFAVNPDTLSGTFLFHSSDGMQTWDHYKIGYGSVRLEFSEASNDRSGPPVIVTDNGDGIGITAPVKNPDGSLTVPPITWIISDPDYILSPSHSGLGNSTITLGDKVHIVATYTGVSQVAGGTDQYYFRYDKKTGAATGPKLLGTTLSCCEDGDGHNGPAITADSSGGLHVVLGSHQRPFKYTFSLDGGLSWSEPEPFNNNETVHETYVGLVADSSDTLHLVSRMVDSQDRYCLHYMRKKANESSWKDLGKLVVPHHRGYSVYYHKLTIDRQDRLYLAYFYYAHNLSETEKEQYRTKWPDEPDPDEVIYAHDPVVITSDDGGDSWSIAATRSFSQLEQGDIEEVKLAAYYSFDDAQNLHTDDSSNGSDLQLNQGSPASAAAGRVNGGVYFDGVDDLYDIKLSDTEPAIYPDGEFSVSTWVKPDAAVSDMALSRPASSTGGFSIVSSGSPASWRVTLYRDFNQLDSGAVLTAEKWTHIAYTFSPDGPAADGIYTGRGSIYIDGVLANTAVMRYQQGGYRFGLGGRADNSAFYTGAVDEFAVFATALTGSEVYSLASGETAPDRLWRIPLYGDINDDGAVDHHDLAILASTWLNYK; translated from the coding sequence ATGAAGATTAAAAACAAAACAGCCATAGTAAAAGCTCTTACACTTACTGTTTGTCTCTGCAACCTGTTCGCGGTTTCAGCGGAGGTTTCTCCCTGGGAACATGAGGATCAGGAGATTGATTCAAATGCGCCCTTGATTGTTCCCGGAGTTACACCGATAACTTATTTTGGGACTTTTGAGCGTGAACGTGAGACCTATGGCTACAATCCCAGGTTTCTGCCCAATACAGTTACTTTTGATAACGATAACAGGCCGTATATGATTGTCGGCCTTCACGGCGGCGCCGGTGAAAATTTTTGCCCTTATCCGCAGAGAGCCTGGGTCGAAGACGCTTATATTCAAACACTTGAGAGCGAGGGCGGCTGGGTCGCTTATTCAATATCCCAGATTATTAAAAGTGTGCTGCCTTCCTGGAGCGGCAAGCTCTACAGCGGCGTTTTTCTGCCCGATGAAAGAATTGTTTTTGACAGTGACGGTGATGCTTATTTCGCTGTCAACCCGGATACATTAAGCGGTACATTTCTGTTCCATTCAAGCGACGGTATGCAGACGTGGGATCATTACAAGATAGGTTACGGCTCTGTAAGGCTTGAGTTCTCAGAGGCGTCTAATGACCGCAGCGGGCCCCCTGTAATAGTTACCGACAACGGTGACGGGATCGGGATAACAGCTCCGGTCAAGAACCCGGACGGCTCTCTTACGGTGCCTCCAATAACCTGGATTATCTCAGATCCGGATTATATACTATCTCCAAGCCATTCAGGGCTTGGTAACTCCACAATAACTTTAGGCGATAAGGTACATATTGTCGCAACCTATACCGGAGTTTCTCAGGTTGCCGGCGGTACGGATCAGTATTACTTTAGATATGATAAAAAGACAGGCGCTGCAACCGGGCCCAAACTGCTGGGCACAACATTGAGCTGCTGCGAAGACGGGGACGGCCACAACGGCCCGGCAATAACAGCAGACAGCAGCGGCGGGCTGCACGTGGTTTTAGGTTCTCATCAGAGGCCGTTTAAATACACATTTTCTCTTGATGGGGGCTTGAGCTGGAGTGAACCTGAGCCGTTCAATAACAATGAGACAGTACATGAAACCTATGTCGGGCTTGTTGCCGACAGCAGCGATACTTTGCATCTTGTTTCAAGGATGGTAGATTCTCAGGACAGGTACTGCCTGCACTATATGAGAAAAAAAGCAAATGAGAGCTCCTGGAAAGACTTAGGCAAACTGGTAGTTCCTCACCACAGGGGCTACAGCGTGTATTACCATAAACTTACAATCGACAGGCAGGACAGGCTTTATCTGGCTTACTTTTACTACGCTCATAATCTGAGCGAAACGGAAAAAGAGCAGTATCGAACAAAGTGGCCCGATGAGCCGGATCCCGATGAAGTTATCTATGCTCATGATCCGGTTGTCATAACCAGCGACGACGGCGGTGACAGCTGGAGCATAGCCGCAACCCGTTCATTTTCTCAACTCGAGCAGGGCGATATAGAGGAAGTGAAACTCGCCGCGTATTACAGCTTTGACGATGCCCAAAACCTGCATACAGATGATTCGTCTAACGGATCTGATTTGCAGCTCAATCAGGGCAGCCCCGCATCTGCGGCAGCAGGACGGGTAAACGGCGGCGTATATTTTGACGGTGTTGATGATCTTTATGATATTAAGCTCTCTGATACCGAGCCTGCTATCTATCCGGATGGAGAGTTTTCAGTGTCAACCTGGGTCAAACCCGATGCCGCAGTATCAGATATGGCTCTTAGCCGTCCAGCGTCAAGTACCGGCGGCTTTTCGATTGTCAGCAGCGGCTCTCCGGCCAGCTGGCGCGTAACCCTTTATCGAGATTTTAACCAGTTAGACTCCGGGGCCGTTTTGACTGCGGAGAAGTGGACTCATATCGCCTACACATTCAGTCCTGACGGGCCTGCGGCAGATGGGATTTATACCGGCAGGGGCAGTATCTACATTGACGGCGTTCTTGCCAACACCGCCGTTATGAGATATCAGCAGGGCGGCTACCGTTTTGGTTTAGGCGGCAGGGCCGACAACAGTGCCTTTTATACCGGAGCGGTTGATGAATTTGCCGTATTTGCGACCGCATTGACCGGCTCAGAGGTTTACAGTCTGGCATCAGGCGAGACAGCACCAGACAGGCTTTGGCGAATTCCTCTCTACGGTGATATCAATGATGACGGTGCTGTTGATCATCATGATCTGGCAATACTGGCTTCTACCTGGCTGAATTATAAATAG
- a CDS encoding type II secretion system protein → MTKKGFTLIELLVVISIIALLMAIMMPSLNKARNLAQRVVCKSNQKQIGMGVEMFTMDNNDWLPMADGTGIGSRTVSDLFPKFPHTTWWYKEIAPYMDYKNDPWFDGKGRPDEQNDNGDAPKVLVCPGFKGANAAVHGRKVLCYGWNWLIGAYYRRDVGDGDWWKPRKKSKLENHAVTALLGDSRTELDFDRTRFWGGEYWQIPGEYYYGKRHSDGCNYLCIDLHVEYASYDELVEDCIEEGPIRRPSPEAN, encoded by the coding sequence ATGACAAAAAAAGGTTTTACACTGATTGAGCTTCTGGTAGTAATTTCGATTATTGCGTTGCTTATGGCTATCATGATGCCTTCTCTCAATAAAGCCAGAAATCTTGCCCAGAGGGTTGTTTGCAAAAGCAATCAGAAACAAATCGGCATGGGTGTGGAAATGTTTACCATGGACAATAACGACTGGCTTCCGATGGCTGACGGCACGGGTATAGGCAGCAGAACTGTATCAGATCTGTTTCCCAAGTTTCCCCACACCACGTGGTGGTACAAAGAGATTGCCCCTTACATGGACTATAAAAACGACCCTTGGTTTGACGGTAAAGGCCGTCCGGATGAGCAGAACGACAATGGTGATGCTCCGAAGGTATTGGTCTGCCCCGGCTTTAAAGGAGCAAATGCTGCTGTACATGGCCGAAAGGTGCTCTGCTACGGCTGGAACTGGCTTATCGGAGCCTATTACAGAAGAGATGTCGGAGATGGAGACTGGTGGAAACCGAGAAAAAAATCAAAACTCGAAAATCACGCTGTGACGGCACTTCTGGGCGACAGCAGGACGGAGCTTGATTTTGACCGCACCCGTTTCTGGGGCGGAGAATACTGGCAGATTCCCGGTGAATACTATTACGGCAAACGGCACAGCGACGGCTGCAACTACTTATGCATAGATCTTCACGTTGAATACGCATCATACGATGAGCTGGTTGAAGACTGTATTGAAGAAGGTCCGATTCGCCGGCCTTCTCCTGAGGCGAATTAA
- a CDS encoding LamG-like jellyroll fold domain-containing protein, producing MLKKISLVVLMCLAAAAVNANLVAYYSFDNAASLVTDDSGNGSDLQNNQGNPAAATSGQVNGAAYFDGVDDLYDIKLSDTDPAIYPDGAFSVSTWVRPDTTASGVAVSRPAASNSGGFALITDGTPATWRVTVYPDYDQVNSGVQVAAEQWAHIVYTFAPDGAGVDGLYNGTASLYVDGTLANSGTAAYQQGGFRFGLGGRGNNSAFFGGAIDEFAIFGSALTADEVAGLADGTYTPITVPEPATMLLVGVGMLFGRTRRS from the coding sequence ATGTTAAAGAAGATTAGTTTAGTGGTTTTAATGTGTTTAGCTGCCGCGGCAGTAAATGCCAATCTGGTTGCCTATTACAGTTTTGATAACGCAGCCTCTCTGGTAACGGATGATTCCGGCAATGGTTCTGATTTGCAAAACAATCAGGGCAATCCTGCCGCCGCGACGAGCGGACAGGTTAACGGAGCCGCGTATTTCGACGGCGTTGACGATCTGTATGATATTAAACTTTCAGATACAGATCCCGCGATTTACCCTGACGGTGCCTTTTCGGTATCGACATGGGTAAGGCCTGACACGACAGCTTCTGGTGTTGCAGTCAGCCGTCCGGCAGCGTCAAACAGCGGCGGTTTTGCGTTAATTACCGACGGTACACCGGCGACCTGGCGTGTTACCGTGTATCCTGATTATGATCAGGTAAATTCCGGTGTGCAGGTTGCCGCGGAGCAATGGGCTCACATAGTTTACACCTTTGCACCAGACGGAGCTGGTGTTGACGGGCTCTATAACGGTACAGCCAGTCTGTATGTCGATGGCACACTTGCCAATTCTGGTACTGCGGCATACCAGCAGGGCGGTTTCCGCTTTGGTTTAGGCGGCCGCGGCAATAACAGCGCTTTCTTTGGCGGGGCAATTGATGAATTTGCCATTTTCGGCTCTGCATTGACCGCTGATGAGGTTGCCGGCCTTGCTGACGGTACATATACTCCGATTACGGTACCCGAGCCTGCGACAATGCTGCTTGTCGGTGTTGGTATGCTCTTTGGCAGAACCAGACGCAGCTAA
- a CDS encoding LamG domain-containing protein, producing the protein MRNKKSLVKTVVLVMGAVLLLSLNSALAADGSLAVYYSFDNPDALGTDDSGNGSTLTTDEFDFSEPTAAAGQVGGAVYFDGTNGYAVREADTNPSIYPDGPFSISLWVKSDDGASGVCVSRTAASLGGGYAITTDGTPATYRFVLYEDGAAYTLNTGALVTAGEWTHIALTYNGVWDDVWGVYEGDASIYANGQLVGTETSWYVPGGFRFGLGFRANSTPNGSAFFTGSVDEYAVFNGVLTDSQVNSLYTGGSTPANVFVDLAGDINSDGIVDYADLALLAQNWLMQK; encoded by the coding sequence ATGAGAAACAAGAAAAGTTTAGTAAAAACAGTCGTTCTGGTAATGGGAGCTGTCTTACTGCTTTCGTTGAATTCAGCCTTAGCCGCTGACGGCTCGCTGGCAGTGTATTACAGCTTTGACAACCCGGATGCTCTGGGTACTGATGATTCGGGTAACGGTTCTACTCTGACCACAGATGAATTTGATTTTTCAGAACCCACAGCTGCGGCCGGCCAGGTTGGCGGGGCCGTCTATTTTGACGGCACAAACGGATATGCCGTCAGGGAAGCTGATACAAATCCTTCGATTTATCCCGATGGCCCGTTTTCGATTTCTTTGTGGGTGAAAAGCGACGATGGTGCTTCCGGAGTGTGCGTATCTAGAACCGCAGCGTCTCTCGGCGGCGGCTATGCAATCACCACTGACGGCACCCCTGCGACCTACAGATTCGTTCTTTATGAAGACGGAGCTGCATACACACTTAACACAGGCGCTCTTGTAACAGCCGGCGAGTGGACACATATCGCTCTTACTTATAACGGTGTATGGGATGATGTCTGGGGAGTGTACGAAGGTGATGCATCAATCTATGCTAATGGCCAGTTAGTCGGCACAGAGACAAGCTGGTATGTTCCGGGCGGTTTCAGGTTTGGACTCGGCTTCCGCGCCAACAGCACACCTAACGGAAGTGCTTTCTTTACCGGTTCGGTTGATGAGTACGCGGTTTTCAACGGCGTATTGACGGATAGTCAGGTAAACAGCCTCTACACAGGGGGTTCAACTCCGGCAAATGTTTTTGTTGACCTTGCCGGTGACATAAACAGTGACGGTATTGTTGATTACGCAGATCTTGCACTTCTGGCTCAGAATTGGCTGATGCAGAAGTAA
- a CDS encoding DUF1559 domain-containing protein, translated as MKSANRIKAFTLIELLVVISIIALLMAIMMPSLQKAREAAKGVVCKSNLKQIGLGVEFFAQDNNDWLPMLDGTGIGRRTVSDIFPEYPHTTWWYKEIAPYMEFKDHPWFDTKGRPDQHFENRAPDILVCPSFTAGSIGQPGAKVLCYGWNNRLGAYYNSRDQDPSQAWWKPWKRSKVSSDESTAMVGDSRTELDFDRTRVWGGEYWQIPGEYYYSKRHNDGTHYLTVSGAVNHAGYEELVEDCVNGGPIRWARPLRKN; from the coding sequence ATGAAATCTGCAAATAGAATTAAGGCCTTTACACTGATTGAGCTTTTGGTGGTGATTTCCATTATAGCATTGCTCATGGCGATTATGATGCCCTCACTGCAAAAAGCCAGAGAAGCGGCCAAGGGTGTGGTCTGCAAGAGTAATTTGAAGCAGATCGGTTTGGGCGTTGAGTTTTTTGCTCAGGATAATAACGACTGGCTGCCAATGCTTGACGGAACAGGCATCGGCAGGCGGACAGTTTCAGACATTTTCCCCGAGTATCCCCACACAACGTGGTGGTACAAAGAGATAGCACCTTATATGGAATTCAAGGATCACCCGTGGTTCGATACAAAGGGCCGCCCTGATCAGCATTTTGAGAATAGAGCGCCTGATATTCTGGTTTGCCCGTCATTTACTGCCGGCAGTATCGGTCAGCCCGGCGCAAAGGTTTTGTGCTACGGCTGGAATAACCGGCTGGGCGCGTATTACAACAGCAGAGACCAGGATCCGTCTCAGGCCTGGTGGAAACCGTGGAAAAGGTCTAAGGTATCTTCAGACGAATCCACCGCTATGGTAGGCGACAGCCGAACAGAGCTTGATTTTGACCGGACACGCGTATGGGGCGGCGAGTACTGGCAGATACCGGGTGAATATTATTATTCAAAGCGCCATAACGATGGGACTCATTATCTGACAGTCTCGGGCGCTGTAAACCATGCCGGTTATGAGGAGCTTGTCGAGGATTGCGTTAATGGCGGTCCGATTCGCTGGGCCAGGCCATTGAGAAAAAATTAA
- a CDS encoding sulfatase-like hydrolase/transferase, with product MAEAEPTPTEKGGIPNILILKSDEHNPFISSVEGDPVVQTPNMQRLARMGTYYENCYCLSPLCTPSRSAYLSGMYVHQIKTYNNCCIFKDDYPTYGEVLKEQGIHTVMVGKTDAYRDANELGFSELFIGTWPAVRNPGDLNISRSPLKVRPMERPDGSLRHEGYGVVEETSSRDRASIEFAINWLKTKALSLNKPWTLEINTSKPHFPNEATQDLWDLYSGHESLPKYDKDCRTARHPYAEDLREHFQTEKYPESSIKGLRRGYYAVITYLDRKLGELLDVLEETGQIKNTIIIYTSDHGEMHGKFGLWWKSAPFDDSARVPLIIAGPGFKKNHRVKTPVNQLDLQACIFETLKCSRPAHWAGSPLQNIPDNDPQRCTFSEYHGHGVRGSWYIIRRRDWKYIWYKSAPNQLFNMRQDPQELSNVIDKYPQKAAELEKELRKICDPDKEHKRSEAYIKMELAAIEAAGKAGKLKIRPGGHAWAAEDIDDFINRKFKRHKSPDLNNWKK from the coding sequence ATGGCTGAAGCTGAGCCGACCCCGACCGAGAAAGGCGGCATACCCAATATTCTCATATTGAAATCTGATGAGCACAACCCGTTTATAAGCAGTGTAGAAGGCGATCCGGTTGTCCAGACTCCAAACATGCAGAGACTTGCCCGAATGGGCACATATTACGAGAACTGCTACTGTCTCTCTCCGCTGTGTACGCCGTCACGGTCGGCATACCTTTCAGGCATGTACGTACACCAGATAAAAACTTACAATAACTGCTGTATATTCAAAGACGACTACCCAACATACGGCGAGGTTCTTAAAGAGCAGGGAATACATACTGTCATGGTTGGAAAAACAGACGCTTATCGTGACGCTAACGAATTAGGCTTTTCAGAACTGTTTATCGGAACCTGGCCCGCGGTCAGAAACCCCGGCGATTTGAATATATCCCGCAGCCCTCTTAAAGTCAGGCCTATGGAAAGACCAGACGGTTCATTACGGCATGAAGGCTATGGAGTTGTCGAAGAGACATCCTCAAGGGACAGGGCAAGTATTGAATTTGCCATAAACTGGCTGAAAACAAAGGCCTTATCGCTCAATAAGCCATGGACGCTTGAGATAAATACATCAAAGCCGCACTTTCCAAATGAAGCCACACAGGATCTGTGGGATTTATACTCCGGGCATGAAAGTCTGCCCAAATACGACAAAGACTGCCGCACGGCCCGCCACCCCTACGCCGAAGACCTGCGTGAACACTTCCAGACAGAAAAATACCCTGAAAGCTCGATAAAAGGCCTCAGACGTGGATATTATGCGGTAATAACATACCTCGACAGAAAACTTGGTGAACTCCTTGACGTGCTGGAGGAAACCGGCCAGATCAAAAACACAATTATAATCTACACATCCGATCATGGAGAAATGCACGGCAAGTTTGGACTATGGTGGAAATCCGCACCATTCGACGATTCTGCCCGTGTACCGTTAATAATCGCAGGCCCCGGCTTCAAGAAAAACCACAGGGTTAAAACGCCGGTAAACCAGCTTGACTTACAGGCCTGCATCTTTGAAACGCTCAAATGCAGCCGCCCTGCTCACTGGGCAGGCTCGCCGCTGCAGAACATACCCGACAATGACCCGCAACGCTGCACGTTTTCTGAATATCACGGACACGGCGTACGGGGAAGCTGGTATATCATCCGCCGGAGAGACTGGAAGTATATCTGGTACAAATCAGCTCCAAACCAGCTTTTCAATATGCGGCAGGACCCACAGGAACTGAGCAATGTCATCGACAAATATCCGCAAAAAGCCGCGGAGCTGGAAAAAGAGCTGAGAAAAATCTGCGACCCTGATAAAGAACATAAAAGGTCAGAAGCATATATAAAGATGGAGCTCGCCGCGATTGAAGCTGCCGGCAAAGCCGGAAAATTAAAAATCAGACCCGGCGGACACGCCTGGGCGGCGGAAGATATTGATGATTTTATAAACAGAAAATTCAAAAGGCACAAATCTCCAGACCTGAATAACTGGAAAAAATAA